The Amycolatopsis sp. QT-25 genomic sequence GCGTGCTTTCGGACGGCATCGAGTCGCTCAAGGCGTCCCAGACCGCCGGCGAACTGCCCGCCGTCGACGTCCTCCCCGGCCAGGAGGGCAGCGGTGACGAGGGCACCGCGATGCTGGAGATCATCCACGACATGGCACCCGGCGCCGCCCTCGGTTTCGCGACCGCCTTCACCAGCGAGCAGAGCTTCGCCGACAACATCCGCGCCCTGCGCACCACCGGCCAGTGCACGATCGTCGTCGACGACGTCTCCTACTTCGACGAGTCGCCGTTCCAGGACGGCCCGGTCGCGCAGGCCGTCAACGACGTGACCGCGGCCGGTGCGCTCTACTTCTCCTCCGCCGGGAACTCGGGCAACCTGACCGACGGCACCAGCGGCTACTACGAGGGCGACTTCCGCGGTTCCGGCAGCAAGATCTCCGGGGTCACCGGGACACCGCACGACTTCGACCCGAGCGGCACGACCCAGCTGTACAACGCGCTTTCGCCGAACTCGGCCGGCCGCCACGTCACCCTGTTCTGGTCGGACCCGTGGGGCAAGGCCACCAGCGACTACGACCTGTTCGTCCTGAACGCGTCCGGTGCGGTCGTCGCCTCCAGCGAAGGCACGCAGAACGGCACCCAGAACCCGTACGAGATCGCCCAGGTCCCCGCCAGTGGCTCGGGCTTCAAGGTCGCCGTGGTCAAGTACAGCGGCTCCGACCGGTTCATCGCGCTCAACGTCATCCGTGGCCGTTTCGTCCCCTCGGGTGCCCTGAAAGCCTTCAGCACCAACGGTGTCACCTCCGGCCACTCCGCCGCCGTCAATGCCTTCAGCGTCGCGGCCGCCCCGGCCGCCGGTGCCTTCGGCCGCGCGCTCGAGACCGGTGACCCGGCGAGCCCGGCCGGCCCGTACCCGGGCCTGTTCACCGCCGCCAGCAAGTGGGAGCGGTTCACTTCGGACGGTCACCGTCACCAGTTCTACCACCCGGACGGTTCGGTGATCACCCCCGGCAACGTGTCCTCGACCGGTGGTGCGACGCGGAACAAGCCGGACATCACCGCGGCCGACGGCGTCGCGACCTCGGTGAGCGGTTTCCAGCCGTTCTTCGGGACCTCGGCCGCCGCGCCGAGTGCCGCCGCCATCGCCGCGCTGCTCAAGCAGGGCAAGCCGGCCGCCACCCCGGCGGAGCTCCGCACGGCACTGACGTCGACCGCGATCGACCTCGGCGCTCCCGGCTTCGACCCGGTGACCGGGGCGGGCGTGATCATGACGGGCCCGGCGCTCGCCGCCCTCGGTGTCGCCCCGAAGTAGCACCCTTTCGCGCGTGAAGGCCTCCTTCCCCTGGCTCGGCTCGGGGAAGGAGGCCTTGGACGGCGGCGCGCTAGCCTGAACGGGGGTGGGGGATCGGAAGCCAGGGCCGAGCCGGTTCGCGCCGGCAGGGTCCGCGAGGAGGATCGATGGGCAACGGCAGGACCGCGGTCGTCACCGGGGCGGGATCCGGACTCGGCAGGGAAATCTCCCGTGCGTTGCTGGGCGCCGGTTACCGTGTCGCACTCGCGGGCCGCCGCGGCGACGCGCTGGCCGAGACCGCCGGCGGTGACGCGAACGCGCTTCCCGTGCCGGCCGATGTCGCCGATCCCGAGTCCGTCGCCGCGTTGTTCGAGACGGTCCGCGCGGAATGGGGGCGGCTGGATCTCCTGGTGAACAACGCCGGTGTGTCGGTGGGCGGCACCGTCGACGAACTGTCCTTCGCGGACTGGAAACGTGCCGTCGACACCAACCTGACCGGGATGTTCCTGTGCGCGCAGCAGGCCGTGCGGCTGATGAAGGCGCAGGATCCGCGCGGCGGCCGGATCATCAACAACGGTTCGATCTCCGCGCACGCCCCGCGTCCGGCGTCGATCGCCTACACCGCGACGAAACACGCGGTCACCGGGCTGACGAAGTCCCTCTCGCTCGACGGCCGGGCGTGGAATGTCGCTTGTGGACAGATCGACATCGGCAACGCCGCCACCGAGATGACCCTGCGGATGGCGAACGGGATCCCGCAGGCCGACGGCAGCGTCAAGGTCGAGCCGACCTTCGACGCCCGGCACGTCGCGGACGCCGTGCTGTACATGGCCGGGCTGCCGTTGGAGGCGAACGTCGGCTTCCTGACCGTCACGGCGACCGCGATGCCGTACATCGGGCGGGGCTAGCGTTTCGAGATCACGGGATCACTTTCGCCTTCCGGAACTCGTCGAACAACCGGAAGAACATCGCCGGAGTTTCGGCGTACTCGGGGAAACCGGCCCGCCGGGCCTTCGAGCCGTCCGCGAACGCGTCGTAGTCCCAGCCGAACACGAAGTCCGCGAACGCCCACGACGACGAGACCGCCCCGTACGGCACCTCGAGGCCGTGTTTCGCGGCGATCGACGTCCAGAGTTCTTCCTTGTCCGCCATGACGACGTCCAACGACATCGGCAGCGGCGGCGCCACCTCCAGGTCGAAGTACCGGGCGATCCGCGGCCAGAGGTCGTTCCACCGGAACAGGTCCCCGTTCGCGATGTTGTACGCCTCGTTCTCCGAGCCGGTGGCCCAGACGGTGGCCTTCGCCAGCAATCCGGCGTCGGTCATCTCCAGGAGGCTGTCGTAGGCGCCGGGTTTTCCGGGGAAGCGCAGCGGCAGGCCGAGTTCCTTCGAGATCGAGGCGTAGACGGCGATGGCCAGCGCGAGGTTCATCGGGTTGCCCAGCGCGGTGCCGCCGACCACCGACGGCCGGATCGCCGACCAGGTCCAGGTCTTCCCGGCCCGACGACGTTCCAGGAACTGCTGCTGGTCCACATTGAATTCGGGCGGCATGTGCCCGGCGTCGTCTTCGCGCGCCGGGGTCTTGAACGGGCCGAGGTGGGCGCCGTAGACCTTGTAGCCCTGCATGAGGCTGATGTGGCGCAGACCGGGTGCGGCGGACTCGATCGCGTCGACGAGGTTGGTCAGCATCGCCAGGTTCGGCGGGACCAGTTCGGCCCAGGTCGGTTTGTCGACATAGGCCGCGTAGAACAGGTGTGTGACGTCGTCCAGGCCACCGAGCTTCGCGCGGGTGTCGTCCGCGTCGAGCAGGTCGACGGAGACCCGGCCGGGGCCGCCACGCCGCGACAGGCCGGTGGCACGCCAGCCGGGCAGGGTCTCCAGGTGTTCGATCAGGTTCTTGCCGATGACCCCGTTGGCCCCGGCGACCAGGGCGACCTTGTGTTCTTCGTTCATGTTCTCAAGCCTGGAGCCCTCGCATCGATAAGTCCAAGGCATAGATATCACCGCTCCGATAGAATTCCTTCATGACCAGTCTGCGGCAGCTGGAGTACCTCGTGACCGTCGTCGACACCGGTTCCTTCACCCGGGCCGCGGAGTTGCTGCACGTGACGCAGCCGGCGCTGTCGCATCAGGTGCGCGCGCTGGAGAAGGGGGTCGGCGGCCCGCTGCTCGAACGGTTGCCGCGCAGTGTCCGGCTCACCCCGATGGGGCGCGCCATGCTCCCGCACGCCCGCGCCACGCTCGCCGACGCCGAACGCGCCCGGTGCGCGGCCCGGCAGGCGTCCGGGCTGGAAGCCGGGGAGTTGCAGATCGCCACGGTCTATTCGGTCGGCCTCGGTGTCCTGCCCGCGGCGTTGCGGGTGTGGCGCCGGGAGCGGCCGGACGTCGACGTCCGGCTGGTGGAGTTCCGGCACGCGGACGAACTCCGGGAGGCTATGGCGGCGGGTGAGGCCGACGTCGCCGTCGGCCCGGTCCCGCCGGGCTGGGACGGGCCCGTCCGCGAACTCGGCGCCGAGGAGTTCGTCGTGGTCCTGCCGATCGACGGGCCGCGCGAGGACGACGGCACCGGCGTCGTCGACCTGGCGACCCTCGCCGACTGCGCGTGGGTGCACTACGCACCGGGCAACGGCCTGGCCGACCTCGTCGACCAGGCGTGCGCGGCGGCGGGATTCCAGCCCAGGGCCGCGGTCCGGACCGAACAGACCGCGGCGGCGCCGGTGCTCGCGGCGGCGGGACTCGGTCCCGCGCTGGTCCCGGCCAACGTGCTGCCCGAAGGTTTCCACGGCCGTGTGCTGCGGCCCGATCCGGTGATCCGGCGGACGCTCGCCGCCTATTGCCGTACCACGCCCGACCCGTTGACCTCGGCCTTCATCGACCTCGTGGCGGGGGAGTGCACGCTCGGCTCACCGCACGGAGACGCCTGACAGGTCCACGCCGCCGAACGGCGTCGCCTTCACCTCGCCGACCCGCTCCGCCCAGACGGCGTGCCCGTGGCCGGACCACAGCGGCGCGACCGGGAGATCCCGCAGCAACTGGTTCTCCGCCAGCCGGTAGACCTCGCCGCTTTCGGCGGAGTCGGTCTCCTCGGCCGATTTCAGCAGGTCGGCGAACCCGTCGCTGGCGTAGCCCGTCGCCTTCACGATCTCGGCCAGCACTTCTTGCGGGCTCGGTGTCGTCAAGTCCACGTCGATCGCGAACGGTCCCTGCCCCGGCTCCGCGGCGAGCGGGACACCGACGGCCGTGCTGACCTGCTCCGCCAACGGACGTAGCCAAGTTACCGACGACTGTCCGAAGTGGACGGCCGTGGTCGGGAACTCCGCCTGGGTCAACAGGGATTTCCCGGCTCCGGCGTCGAAAGTGCAGGGGCGGCAGGTGCTGCTGCGCTCACCAGGGGCGACGGCGGGCGGCAGCAGCGACTTCGCCGGATCCACCTGCTTGCCGAGTGCGCCTGCCTCCAGTGCCGCGCGGTCGATGCCGAGCGCGAAGCCGTGCCGGACGGTCGCGTCGGAGAACTGCGGTGCGCTCAAGGGAAAACCGAGGTAGGCGGCGGTGGGCAGCGCCCACATCACGTGCCGCTGCGCGAAATCCGCGTGCATGGCCTCGTGGCGATCGCCGGGGACGAACGTGGACAGGTCGAGTTTTCCGGCCTTGACCTCGTCGTACTGTGCCGCCGCGTCGCCGGTCTTCAGCTCGATCACCCGCACCTTGCCCGGCGCGTCGGCGACCCGGATCAGTTTGCCGCCCGACGGCTGCCACGCGCCGTCCACCCGGAACGGCCCGTTGCCGACCGGCCGCTGCGCGAATCCCGCCCAATCACGCGATTTCAGCACCGACGCGGGCAGCGGGACGAGCGCGGGCGACGAGAGCAGCGCCGGGACCTGCCCGGACGGCCGGTCGAGCACGAGCCGGATGGTCAACGGGTCCGGTGCGGTGATCTCCTTGGCCCGCAAAAGGTCGTCGAGCACGTGCGACGCCTGCCATCGCTCCGCACCGATCGTCCGCCAGGTGTCCACATAGGACTGGGCGGTCACCGGGGTGCCGTCGTGGAACCTTCCGCCGTCCTTGAGCTCGACCGTCCAGGTGACCCGGTCGGCGCTGGTGACCGATTCCGCCGCGCGCGGGGTCAGCTTTCCCGTCGCGGGGTCGTAATCGGAGAGTGGCGTCCACAGGGCGCCGGTGAGCATGCGTCCGGGCTGGTCGCGGACGTCGGCGGGCAGCAGGGTCGCCGGAGCGGCCAAGCCCACGCGAAGAACGTCCGGTGCGGGCGGTTCGCCGGATTCCGTGCAGCCCGCCGCGGCCAGCGCGGCGGCGAGGAACGGGGCCAGAAGTCGCAAGCGCATGGTCATGTCATAGCAGTCCCGCACCGACCATCGGTGGTTGTGCGGGCAAAGTGGTGATCTTAAGGTGGAGGGATCGGCCTGGGAGGTTTCTGTGCGAGGAAACTGGTTGCTCCGTTCGTGCCTGGCGCTCACCACGGTCACCGCGACCTTGATCGCCACCGGCCTGCCCGCCGCCGCCTGCGGCGAAGAGGACAAACCGGCCGGCGAGAAGGTCCGGGTCGCGGGTGCGCCCGGCGCGGTGAAGAACGTCAAGGCCGTCGGCAACGTGCCCGACGCGCAAGGCGCCATCGCGATGGGGTTCCTGCAGTACGGCGAACGCGACGTCATGGCGGTTTCCGGCGAATTCGGCCTGAAGGTCTACGACCTCACGAAGCACCCCACGGCGCCGAAGCTGATCGGCGAGGTCAGCCTGCCCGGCCTCTGGGAGACCGAGGACACCGAGGTCGACGTCAAACGCAAGCTGGTCTTTCTCGCGCGGGACCCGCGGGCCTACGGCGGCACCACACAGACCGGTGAGTCCGGTATCTACGTCATCGATCTCAAGAACCCGGACAAACCGGCCATCCTGAGCTACACCAAGGTACCCGCCGGCCACACGACCAGCTGCGTCGACGACTGCCGTTACCTCTGGACCGGCGGCCCCGCGAAGGCCGCGAACCAGCCCGCGGACTGGGGTGGCCGCCCGATCTGGGTGACCGACATCCGCGATCCGCGCCACCCCAAGACGTTCCCGAACCCGATCGAACTCGCGCGCAACGACGGCAAGACCGACTACGTGCACGACGTCCAGGTCGACGCCGAGGGCGTGGCGTGGGTGTCCGGACGAGGAGGCGTCCGCGGCTACTGGACCCACGGTTTTCACCGCGATCCCGTCCAGGGCAAGGTCCGCCGCGCGACGGCGTTCGACCCGGTGCCCTACGCGGGTGGCGGGATCGAGGAGACGGCGGCGCCGTCGAAGTTCATGCACAACAGTTTCCATCCGGCGGGACACCGCTCGGCCGACGGCGCCGACGCGAACCGCTGGCGTGGCCGCGACCTCATCTACGCCACCGAAGAGAGTTTCCTCGACGGTTGTGCCGGTGACGGCGTGCTGACGATCTCGTCGCTGCAGAACTCCTACCACGGCGAGGGCTGGCGCTCGACGCCGGAGAAGCCGTTCCGTCTCAAGTCCGTCGGCACCTGGAGCGTCGCCGGTCAGGAAGGCAGTGACCCGACGTCGGGTGATTGCTCCGCGCACTACTTCGATGTCCGCGGCAAGGTCCTCGTGCAGTCGTTCTACGCGCAGGGCACGCGCTTCCTCGATGTCAGCGACCCGACCGACCCGAAGCAGATCGCCTACTTCCGCCCGGCGGACGCCAGCGCGTGGGCGCCCTACTGGCACAAGGGTTACGTCTACGTCGCCGACAACACCCGCGGGATCGACATCCTGAAGCTCACCGCCTGAGCGAAGCCGTCCCCGTGCTGTCCGCCGTGGCTTCCCGCGAGCCGCCCATCGGCGGCAAGGCGCGGACCGCTTTCGTGGCCGAGGGCTCCGAACAGGCGTTCCCGAGGTCGATGGCCATGTGACGAAGTTGTGACGGAACTGTCGAGCGACCAGCACGGGAGCGGGATGATCCGTTCCTAGCTTGGCGTCATGACCACCTTGCTCGACCGAGCGCCGGTGTCCGTGCCAGGGAAGACCCCGCGGCGAAGCGTCACGGCACTGTTCGCGATCTCCGTCCTCGTCGCCGGGTACACCGGGTTCCGGCTGCCAGGGGAGTGGGCGGCGACCCTGCAGGCCGTGTCCCTGACCGACGGTTTCCACCGCCGGTTTCTCGTCGGCACGCTTTTGAAGCCGTTCGGGCACGACTACCTGGTCTTCGCGATCGCGAGTTTCGTCGTCCTCGGCGCGGTGCTGGCGACCGTGGCATTCGCCTTCTTCCGCAGCCCCACCGAAAGCCGTCGGCTGCTGATCGTCGCCTGGCTCCTGCTGCCGACCGGCGGTTACCTGTTCCACGAAGTCGGCTACTTCGACCAGGTGCTGTACCTCCTGCTGTTCGGCGCGTTGTGGGCGCTGCACCGGGACAGGCCGGTGCTCGCGAGCGCGGTGATGGCGCTTTCGGTGACGGCGCACGAGATCGCGTTGCTCACCGTGCTGCCGGTGTTCGGGTTCGCTTTGCTGCGAAAGGTTCCGTTCCGGCGGGTGTGCGCACTGCTCGCTCCGGCCACCGTGCTCGGACTGGGGATCCTCGCCCTGCCGCCCGTCGCTCCCGGCGCCGTCGACGGTCTCCGCCGGTCACTGTCCACAGCGGACTTCCGCTACCGCGCCGACGCGCTGGACCTGTTCGGGCGCACG encodes the following:
- a CDS encoding SDR family oxidoreductase — encoded protein: MGNGRTAVVTGAGSGLGREISRALLGAGYRVALAGRRGDALAETAGGDANALPVPADVADPESVAALFETVRAEWGRLDLLVNNAGVSVGGTVDELSFADWKRAVDTNLTGMFLCAQQAVRLMKAQDPRGGRIINNGSISAHAPRPASIAYTATKHAVTGLTKSLSLDGRAWNVACGQIDIGNAATEMTLRMANGIPQADGSVKVEPTFDARHVADAVLYMAGLPLEANVGFLTVTATAMPYIGRG
- a CDS encoding LysR family transcriptional regulator; translation: MTSLRQLEYLVTVVDTGSFTRAAELLHVTQPALSHQVRALEKGVGGPLLERLPRSVRLTPMGRAMLPHARATLADAERARCAARQASGLEAGELQIATVYSVGLGVLPAALRVWRRERPDVDVRLVEFRHADELREAMAAGEADVAVGPVPPGWDGPVRELGAEEFVVVLPIDGPREDDGTGVVDLATLADCAWVHYAPGNGLADLVDQACAAAGFQPRAAVRTEQTAAAPVLAAAGLGPALVPANVLPEGFHGRVLRPDPVIRRTLAAYCRTTPDPLTSAFIDLVAGECTLGSPHGDA
- a CDS encoding ABC transporter substrate-binding protein encodes the protein MTMRLRLLAPFLAAALAAAGCTESGEPPAPDVLRVGLAAPATLLPADVRDQPGRMLTGALWTPLSDYDPATGKLTPRAAESVTSADRVTWTVELKDGGRFHDGTPVTAQSYVDTWRTIGAERWQASHVLDDLLRAKEITAPDPLTIRLVLDRPSGQVPALLSSPALVPLPASVLKSRDWAGFAQRPVGNGPFRVDGAWQPSGGKLIRVADAPGKVRVIELKTGDAAAQYDEVKAGKLDLSTFVPGDRHEAMHADFAQRHVMWALPTAAYLGFPLSAPQFSDATVRHGFALGIDRAALEAGALGKQVDPAKSLLPPAVAPGERSSTCRPCTFDAGAGKSLLTQAEFPTTAVHFGQSSVTWLRPLAEQVSTAVGVPLAAEPGQGPFAIDVDLTTPSPQEVLAEIVKATGYASDGFADLLKSAEETDSAESGEVYRLAENQLLRDLPVAPLWSGHGHAVWAERVGEVKATPFGGVDLSGVSVR
- a CDS encoding SDR family oxidoreductase; translation: MNEEHKVALVAGANGVIGKNLIEHLETLPGWRATGLSRRGGPGRVSVDLLDADDTRAKLGGLDDVTHLFYAAYVDKPTWAELVPPNLAMLTNLVDAIESAAPGLRHISLMQGYKVYGAHLGPFKTPAREDDAGHMPPEFNVDQQQFLERRRAGKTWTWSAIRPSVVGGTALGNPMNLALAIAVYASISKELGLPLRFPGKPGAYDSLLEMTDAGLLAKATVWATGSENEAYNIANGDLFRWNDLWPRIARYFDLEVAPPLPMSLDVVMADKEELWTSIAAKHGLEVPYGAVSSSWAFADFVFGWDYDAFADGSKARRAGFPEYAETPAMFFRLFDEFRKAKVIP
- a CDS encoding S8 family serine peptidase, which produces MSRFGRVVTYSVPVAVGALLLSTAVSGAQPSEEARTRIGITALQSIKKSLTPAERKQSSQLVIEKRLRADKGLAGKLPEYRTGLGVSDAGTVAVDIKGTGQALADAVKAASGTVRHASPAGAIRADLPLDAVDTIAGRGDVAEVKAASQAMTWNESAPRDRRQAAAEQAAAAPQVAEGDKAHGNDTARTKYGVTGAGQKVCVLSDGIESLKASQTAGELPAVDVLPGQEGSGDEGTAMLEIIHDMAPGAALGFATAFTSEQSFADNIRALRTTGQCTIVVDDVSYFDESPFQDGPVAQAVNDVTAAGALYFSSAGNSGNLTDGTSGYYEGDFRGSGSKISGVTGTPHDFDPSGTTQLYNALSPNSAGRHVTLFWSDPWGKATSDYDLFVLNASGAVVASSEGTQNGTQNPYEIAQVPASGSGFKVAVVKYSGSDRFIALNVIRGRFVPSGALKAFSTNGVTSGHSAAVNAFSVAAAPAAGAFGRALETGDPASPAGPYPGLFTAASKWERFTSDGHRHQFYHPDGSVITPGNVSSTGGATRNKPDITAADGVATSVSGFQPFFGTSAAAPSAAAIAALLKQGKPAATPAELRTALTSTAIDLGAPGFDPVTGAGVIMTGPALAALGVAPK